Proteins encoded together in one Carassius auratus strain Wakin chromosome 32, ASM336829v1, whole genome shotgun sequence window:
- the LOC113051456 gene encoding PHD finger protein 21A-like isoform X4 — protein MVFKTADAGKAAVLGFGKKRSMMELQNLQEALKVEIQIHQKLVSQMKQDPQNADLKLQLRDLQAKITALSERQKKVVEQLRRDLLVKQEDMKLQTLQADGQTSTLLITQTQTPLPAASLTAPQSSVAPVIASKTLPLVLRAATHTSPIIMTPAPTFTVVTTLGSTLLASPPSSDPQKSPVNFQPVIQTTNQGAEPLRVIPNSTVVVRPKPPASLSPAAGQVSVHTLQSPVLLSTALPSSGHVQQMRILNGLPCPNSSNNTSVPISPSTQTQPSAQRHTQHLPHNSPSSDNTIPAVEYGTEPKTSLLISPDTPTHTSPPQSLDTPSSPAPSNTHTPASKHQESPLKLAFMLSLGLVTRDYLEEIQSRRQERKRRTTANPIYSGAMFEPERKKSSVSYLSSINQSSRKRANEDSLSEILQKEDAIEWPGTLAIVHSYISYKAAKEGEKDRLKTWSTELRQERETLEHRIGQLSNSITSCADSKTSVLAQQREMEASLEKMRGLVHLIRGIQLSPFICPGVMANGETSHNGASKPSSFSAVTTDTNNNTNTLTSSSEATVIVNTLTNTSDTFKQIATNNNPEAAGANSDEGSEESAQINSTSRIKSQPNNINATAFSNNSSDQTLLSTNGAVATGEENTKKHNELSVIPQVLLGSILPLTEVSEGVK, from the exons ATGGTGTTCAAGACGGCAGACGCTGGGAAG GCAGCTGTGTTGGGTTTTGGGAAGAAGAGATCGATGATGGAATTGCAGAATTTACAGGAAGCACTCAAAGTGGAAATCCAGATCCATCAG AAACTCGTGAGCCAGATGAAGCAAGATCCACAG AATGCAGATCTGAAGCTGCAGCTCCGTGACCTGCAGGCCAAGATCACAGCGCTGAGTGAGCGGCAG aaAAAGGTGGTGGAGCAGTTAAGGAGAGATCTACTGGTCAAACAGGAAGATATGAAGCTGCAGACACTACAAGCCGATGGGCAAACATCTACCTTGCTCATCACGCAGACACAGACGCCTCTGCCTGCTGCCAGCCTCACTGCtccacag AGCTCTGTGGCTCCTGTCATTGCTTCAAAGACTCTACCTCTGGTGCTGAGAGCTGCCACACACACCTCACCTATCATCATGACACCAGCACCTACTTTCACCGTGGTCACAACCCTCGGCAGCACACTCCTGGCAAGCCCTCCTAGCTCAGACCCTCAGAAGTCCCCAGTAAACTTCCAGCCGGTCATCCAAACGACCAATCAGGGAGCAGAGCCACTGCGAGTCATACCCAACAGCACTGTTGTT GTCAGACCAAAACCTCCAGCGTCTTTGTCTCCTGCTGCTGGTCAGGTTTCTGTGCACACCTTACAGTCACCGGTGTTACTGAGCACTGCCCTCCCTTCCTCTGGTCACGTCCAGCAGATGCGGATCCTCAATGGCCTGCCCTGCCCCAACAGCTCTAACAACACAAGCGTCCCGATCTCCCCATCTACACAAACACAGCCATctgcacagagacacacacagcacTTACCTCACAACAGCCCCAGCTCTGACAACACG ATACCCGCAGTGGAATATGGGACAGAGCCAAAGACTTCATTGCTCATCTCTCCAGACACTCCTACACACACTTCACCTCCACAGTCTTTAGATACGCCATCTTCACCTGCCCcctccaacacacacactcctgcctCCAAACATCAGGAGAGCCCTCTG AAACTGGCCTTCATGTTGTCTCTGGGACTGGTCACCCGCGACTATTTAGAAG AGATTCAAAGCAGGCGTCAGGAACGCAAGAGACGAACAACAGCAAATCCAATATACAGTGGAGCCATGTTTGAACCAGAG CGGAAGAAGAGCTCAGTGTCGTATCTGAGTTCAATAAACCAGTCCAGCAGGAAGAGAG CCAATGAGGACAGCTTGTCAGAG ATTCTGCAGAAGGAAGATGCCATTGAGTGGCCAGGGACTCTGGCTATTGTCCATTCCTACATCTCCTATAAAGCAG ctaaagagggagagaaagatcGCCTGAAGACATGGAGCACCGAGCTGCGGCAGGAGAGAGAGACGCTGGAGCACAGAATCGGACAACTCAGCAACTCTATAACA AGCTGCGCGGACAGCAAGACCAGCGTACTGGCCCAGCAGAGAGAGATGGAGGCTTCGCTTGAGAAGATGAGAGGGCTGGTGCATCTGATCAGAGGGATCCAGTTGTCTCCCTTCATCTGTCCCGGGGTCATGGCGAATGGAGAAACCTCCCACAACGGAGCTTCCAAACCCAGCAGCTTCAGCGCGGTCACCACAgacacaaacaacaacacaaatacCCTAACAAGCTCCTCAGAAGCGACGGTGATCGTTAACACCCTCACAAACACGAGCGATACCTTTAAGCAGATCGCCACGAATAACAACCCAGAGGCTGCAGGTGCGAATAGCGATGAGGGCAGCGAGGAGAGCGCACAAATCAACAGCACGTCCAGAATCAAGAGCCAACCCAACAATATAAACGCCACAGCCTTCAGCAATAACAGCAGCGACCAGACGCTTCTCAGTACCAACGGAGCCGTGGCCACAGGGGAGGAGAATACGAAAAAACACAACGAGCTCAGCGTCATCCCGCAGGTTCTCCTCGGCTCAATCCTACCCCTTACAGAAGTGTCAGAGGGGGTGAAATAG
- the LOC113051456 gene encoding PHD finger protein 21A-like isoform X1, which translates to MVFKTADAGKAAVLGFGKKRSMMELQNLQEALKVEIQIHQKLVSQMKQDPQNADLKLQLRDLQAKITALSERQKKVVEQLRRDLLVKQEDMKLQTLQADGQTSTLLITQTQTPLPAASLTAPQSSVAPVIASKTLPLVLRAATHTSPIIMTPAPTFTVVTTLGSTLLASPPSSDPQKSPVNFQPVIQTTNQGAEPLRVIPNSTVVVQAASQPIKVPQFVPPARQTTLPQVRPKPPASLSPAAGQVSVHTLQSPVLLSTALPSSGHVQQMRILNGLPCPNSSNNTSVPISPSTQTQPSAQRHTQHLPHNSPSSDNTIPAVEYGTEPKTSLLISPDTPTHTSPPQSLDTPSSPAPSNTHTPASKHQESPLKLAFMLSLGLVTRDYLEEIQSRRQERKRRTTANPIYSGAMFEPERKKSSVSYLSSINQSSRKRANEDSLSEILQKEDAIEWPGTLAIVHSYISYKAAKEGEKDRLKTWSTELRQERETLEHRIGQLSNSITSCADSKTSVLAQQREMEASLEKMRGLVHLIRGIQLSPFICPGVMANGETSHNGASKPSSFSAVTTDTNNNTNTLTSSSEATVIVNTLTNTSDTFKQIATNNNPEAAGANSDEGSEESAQINSTSRIKSQPNNINATAFSNNSSDQTLLSTNGAVATGEENTKKHNELSVIPQVLLGSILPLTEVSEGVK; encoded by the exons ATGGTGTTCAAGACGGCAGACGCTGGGAAG GCAGCTGTGTTGGGTTTTGGGAAGAAGAGATCGATGATGGAATTGCAGAATTTACAGGAAGCACTCAAAGTGGAAATCCAGATCCATCAG AAACTCGTGAGCCAGATGAAGCAAGATCCACAG AATGCAGATCTGAAGCTGCAGCTCCGTGACCTGCAGGCCAAGATCACAGCGCTGAGTGAGCGGCAG aaAAAGGTGGTGGAGCAGTTAAGGAGAGATCTACTGGTCAAACAGGAAGATATGAAGCTGCAGACACTACAAGCCGATGGGCAAACATCTACCTTGCTCATCACGCAGACACAGACGCCTCTGCCTGCTGCCAGCCTCACTGCtccacag AGCTCTGTGGCTCCTGTCATTGCTTCAAAGACTCTACCTCTGGTGCTGAGAGCTGCCACACACACCTCACCTATCATCATGACACCAGCACCTACTTTCACCGTGGTCACAACCCTCGGCAGCACACTCCTGGCAAGCCCTCCTAGCTCAGACCCTCAGAAGTCCCCAGTAAACTTCCAGCCGGTCATCCAAACGACCAATCAGGGAGCAGAGCCACTGCGAGTCATACCCAACAGCACTGTTGTT GTGCAAGCTGCCTCCCAACCAATCAAAGTCCCTCAGTTTGTTCCTCCAGCCAGACAGACAACTCTACCACAG GTCAGACCAAAACCTCCAGCGTCTTTGTCTCCTGCTGCTGGTCAGGTTTCTGTGCACACCTTACAGTCACCGGTGTTACTGAGCACTGCCCTCCCTTCCTCTGGTCACGTCCAGCAGATGCGGATCCTCAATGGCCTGCCCTGCCCCAACAGCTCTAACAACACAAGCGTCCCGATCTCCCCATCTACACAAACACAGCCATctgcacagagacacacacagcacTTACCTCACAACAGCCCCAGCTCTGACAACACG ATACCCGCAGTGGAATATGGGACAGAGCCAAAGACTTCATTGCTCATCTCTCCAGACACTCCTACACACACTTCACCTCCACAGTCTTTAGATACGCCATCTTCACCTGCCCcctccaacacacacactcctgcctCCAAACATCAGGAGAGCCCTCTG AAACTGGCCTTCATGTTGTCTCTGGGACTGGTCACCCGCGACTATTTAGAAG AGATTCAAAGCAGGCGTCAGGAACGCAAGAGACGAACAACAGCAAATCCAATATACAGTGGAGCCATGTTTGAACCAGAG CGGAAGAAGAGCTCAGTGTCGTATCTGAGTTCAATAAACCAGTCCAGCAGGAAGAGAG CCAATGAGGACAGCTTGTCAGAG ATTCTGCAGAAGGAAGATGCCATTGAGTGGCCAGGGACTCTGGCTATTGTCCATTCCTACATCTCCTATAAAGCAG ctaaagagggagagaaagatcGCCTGAAGACATGGAGCACCGAGCTGCGGCAGGAGAGAGAGACGCTGGAGCACAGAATCGGACAACTCAGCAACTCTATAACA AGCTGCGCGGACAGCAAGACCAGCGTACTGGCCCAGCAGAGAGAGATGGAGGCTTCGCTTGAGAAGATGAGAGGGCTGGTGCATCTGATCAGAGGGATCCAGTTGTCTCCCTTCATCTGTCCCGGGGTCATGGCGAATGGAGAAACCTCCCACAACGGAGCTTCCAAACCCAGCAGCTTCAGCGCGGTCACCACAgacacaaacaacaacacaaatacCCTAACAAGCTCCTCAGAAGCGACGGTGATCGTTAACACCCTCACAAACACGAGCGATACCTTTAAGCAGATCGCCACGAATAACAACCCAGAGGCTGCAGGTGCGAATAGCGATGAGGGCAGCGAGGAGAGCGCACAAATCAACAGCACGTCCAGAATCAAGAGCCAACCCAACAATATAAACGCCACAGCCTTCAGCAATAACAGCAGCGACCAGACGCTTCTCAGTACCAACGGAGCCGTGGCCACAGGGGAGGAGAATACGAAAAAACACAACGAGCTCAGCGTCATCCCGCAGGTTCTCCTCGGCTCAATCCTACCCCTTACAGAAGTGTCAGAGGGGGTGAAATAG
- the LOC113051456 gene encoding PHD finger protein 21A-like isoform X3: MVFKTADAGKAAVLGFGKKRSMMELQNLQEALKVEIQIHQKLVSQMKQDPQKKVVEQLRRDLLVKQEDMKLQTLQADGQTSTLLITQTQTPLPAASLTAPQSSVAPVIASKTLPLVLRAATHTSPIIMTPAPTFTVVTTLGSTLLASPPSSDPQKSPVNFQPVIQTTNQGAEPLRVIPNSTVVVQAASQPIKVPQFVPPARQTTLPQVRPKPPASLSPAAGQVSVHTLQSPVLLSTALPSSGHVQQMRILNGLPCPNSSNNTSVPISPSTQTQPSAQRHTQHLPHNSPSSDNTIPAVEYGTEPKTSLLISPDTPTHTSPPQSLDTPSSPAPSNTHTPASKHQESPLKLAFMLSLGLVTRDYLEEIQSRRQERKRRTTANPIYSGAMFEPERKKSSVSYLSSINQSSRKRANEDSLSEILQKEDAIEWPGTLAIVHSYISYKAAKEGEKDRLKTWSTELRQERETLEHRIGQLSNSITSCADSKTSVLAQQREMEASLEKMRGLVHLIRGIQLSPFICPGVMANGETSHNGASKPSSFSAVTTDTNNNTNTLTSSSEATVIVNTLTNTSDTFKQIATNNNPEAAGANSDEGSEESAQINSTSRIKSQPNNINATAFSNNSSDQTLLSTNGAVATGEENTKKHNELSVIPQVLLGSILPLTEVSEGVK, from the exons ATGGTGTTCAAGACGGCAGACGCTGGGAAG GCAGCTGTGTTGGGTTTTGGGAAGAAGAGATCGATGATGGAATTGCAGAATTTACAGGAAGCACTCAAAGTGGAAATCCAGATCCATCAG AAACTCGTGAGCCAGATGAAGCAAGATCCACAG aaAAAGGTGGTGGAGCAGTTAAGGAGAGATCTACTGGTCAAACAGGAAGATATGAAGCTGCAGACACTACAAGCCGATGGGCAAACATCTACCTTGCTCATCACGCAGACACAGACGCCTCTGCCTGCTGCCAGCCTCACTGCtccacag AGCTCTGTGGCTCCTGTCATTGCTTCAAAGACTCTACCTCTGGTGCTGAGAGCTGCCACACACACCTCACCTATCATCATGACACCAGCACCTACTTTCACCGTGGTCACAACCCTCGGCAGCACACTCCTGGCAAGCCCTCCTAGCTCAGACCCTCAGAAGTCCCCAGTAAACTTCCAGCCGGTCATCCAAACGACCAATCAGGGAGCAGAGCCACTGCGAGTCATACCCAACAGCACTGTTGTT GTGCAAGCTGCCTCCCAACCAATCAAAGTCCCTCAGTTTGTTCCTCCAGCCAGACAGACAACTCTACCACAG GTCAGACCAAAACCTCCAGCGTCTTTGTCTCCTGCTGCTGGTCAGGTTTCTGTGCACACCTTACAGTCACCGGTGTTACTGAGCACTGCCCTCCCTTCCTCTGGTCACGTCCAGCAGATGCGGATCCTCAATGGCCTGCCCTGCCCCAACAGCTCTAACAACACAAGCGTCCCGATCTCCCCATCTACACAAACACAGCCATctgcacagagacacacacagcacTTACCTCACAACAGCCCCAGCTCTGACAACACG ATACCCGCAGTGGAATATGGGACAGAGCCAAAGACTTCATTGCTCATCTCTCCAGACACTCCTACACACACTTCACCTCCACAGTCTTTAGATACGCCATCTTCACCTGCCCcctccaacacacacactcctgcctCCAAACATCAGGAGAGCCCTCTG AAACTGGCCTTCATGTTGTCTCTGGGACTGGTCACCCGCGACTATTTAGAAG AGATTCAAAGCAGGCGTCAGGAACGCAAGAGACGAACAACAGCAAATCCAATATACAGTGGAGCCATGTTTGAACCAGAG CGGAAGAAGAGCTCAGTGTCGTATCTGAGTTCAATAAACCAGTCCAGCAGGAAGAGAG CCAATGAGGACAGCTTGTCAGAG ATTCTGCAGAAGGAAGATGCCATTGAGTGGCCAGGGACTCTGGCTATTGTCCATTCCTACATCTCCTATAAAGCAG ctaaagagggagagaaagatcGCCTGAAGACATGGAGCACCGAGCTGCGGCAGGAGAGAGAGACGCTGGAGCACAGAATCGGACAACTCAGCAACTCTATAACA AGCTGCGCGGACAGCAAGACCAGCGTACTGGCCCAGCAGAGAGAGATGGAGGCTTCGCTTGAGAAGATGAGAGGGCTGGTGCATCTGATCAGAGGGATCCAGTTGTCTCCCTTCATCTGTCCCGGGGTCATGGCGAATGGAGAAACCTCCCACAACGGAGCTTCCAAACCCAGCAGCTTCAGCGCGGTCACCACAgacacaaacaacaacacaaatacCCTAACAAGCTCCTCAGAAGCGACGGTGATCGTTAACACCCTCACAAACACGAGCGATACCTTTAAGCAGATCGCCACGAATAACAACCCAGAGGCTGCAGGTGCGAATAGCGATGAGGGCAGCGAGGAGAGCGCACAAATCAACAGCACGTCCAGAATCAAGAGCCAACCCAACAATATAAACGCCACAGCCTTCAGCAATAACAGCAGCGACCAGACGCTTCTCAGTACCAACGGAGCCGTGGCCACAGGGGAGGAGAATACGAAAAAACACAACGAGCTCAGCGTCATCCCGCAGGTTCTCCTCGGCTCAATCCTACCCCTTACAGAAGTGTCAGAGGGGGTGAAATAG
- the LOC113051456 gene encoding PHD finger protein 21A-like isoform X6, with translation MVFKTADAGKAAVLGFGKKRSMMELQNLQEALKVEIQIHQKLVSQMKQDPQKKVVEQLRRDLLVKQEDMKLQTLQADGQTSTLLITQTQTPLPAASLTAPQSSVAPVIASKTLPLVLRAATHTSPIIMTPAPTFTVVTTLGSTLLASPPSSDPQKSPVNFQPVIQTTNQGAEPLRVIPNSTVVVRPKPPASLSPAAGQVSVHTLQSPVLLSTALPSSGHVQQMRILNGLPCPNSSNNTSVPISPSTQTQPSAQRHTQHLPHNSPSSDNTIPAVEYGTEPKTSLLISPDTPTHTSPPQSLDTPSSPAPSNTHTPASKHQESPLKLAFMLSLGLVTRDYLEEIQSRRQERKRRTTANPIYSGAMFEPERKKSSVSYLSSINQSSRKRANEDSLSEILQKEDAIEWPGTLAIVHSYISYKAAKEGEKDRLKTWSTELRQERETLEHRIGQLSNSITSCADSKTSVLAQQREMEASLEKMRGLVHLIRGIQLSPFICPGVMANGETSHNGASKPSSFSAVTTDTNNNTNTLTSSSEATVIVNTLTNTSDTFKQIATNNNPEAAGANSDEGSEESAQINSTSRIKSQPNNINATAFSNNSSDQTLLSTNGAVATGEENTKKHNELSVIPQVLLGSILPLTEVSEGVK, from the exons ATGGTGTTCAAGACGGCAGACGCTGGGAAG GCAGCTGTGTTGGGTTTTGGGAAGAAGAGATCGATGATGGAATTGCAGAATTTACAGGAAGCACTCAAAGTGGAAATCCAGATCCATCAG AAACTCGTGAGCCAGATGAAGCAAGATCCACAG aaAAAGGTGGTGGAGCAGTTAAGGAGAGATCTACTGGTCAAACAGGAAGATATGAAGCTGCAGACACTACAAGCCGATGGGCAAACATCTACCTTGCTCATCACGCAGACACAGACGCCTCTGCCTGCTGCCAGCCTCACTGCtccacag AGCTCTGTGGCTCCTGTCATTGCTTCAAAGACTCTACCTCTGGTGCTGAGAGCTGCCACACACACCTCACCTATCATCATGACACCAGCACCTACTTTCACCGTGGTCACAACCCTCGGCAGCACACTCCTGGCAAGCCCTCCTAGCTCAGACCCTCAGAAGTCCCCAGTAAACTTCCAGCCGGTCATCCAAACGACCAATCAGGGAGCAGAGCCACTGCGAGTCATACCCAACAGCACTGTTGTT GTCAGACCAAAACCTCCAGCGTCTTTGTCTCCTGCTGCTGGTCAGGTTTCTGTGCACACCTTACAGTCACCGGTGTTACTGAGCACTGCCCTCCCTTCCTCTGGTCACGTCCAGCAGATGCGGATCCTCAATGGCCTGCCCTGCCCCAACAGCTCTAACAACACAAGCGTCCCGATCTCCCCATCTACACAAACACAGCCATctgcacagagacacacacagcacTTACCTCACAACAGCCCCAGCTCTGACAACACG ATACCCGCAGTGGAATATGGGACAGAGCCAAAGACTTCATTGCTCATCTCTCCAGACACTCCTACACACACTTCACCTCCACAGTCTTTAGATACGCCATCTTCACCTGCCCcctccaacacacacactcctgcctCCAAACATCAGGAGAGCCCTCTG AAACTGGCCTTCATGTTGTCTCTGGGACTGGTCACCCGCGACTATTTAGAAG AGATTCAAAGCAGGCGTCAGGAACGCAAGAGACGAACAACAGCAAATCCAATATACAGTGGAGCCATGTTTGAACCAGAG CGGAAGAAGAGCTCAGTGTCGTATCTGAGTTCAATAAACCAGTCCAGCAGGAAGAGAG CCAATGAGGACAGCTTGTCAGAG ATTCTGCAGAAGGAAGATGCCATTGAGTGGCCAGGGACTCTGGCTATTGTCCATTCCTACATCTCCTATAAAGCAG ctaaagagggagagaaagatcGCCTGAAGACATGGAGCACCGAGCTGCGGCAGGAGAGAGAGACGCTGGAGCACAGAATCGGACAACTCAGCAACTCTATAACA AGCTGCGCGGACAGCAAGACCAGCGTACTGGCCCAGCAGAGAGAGATGGAGGCTTCGCTTGAGAAGATGAGAGGGCTGGTGCATCTGATCAGAGGGATCCAGTTGTCTCCCTTCATCTGTCCCGGGGTCATGGCGAATGGAGAAACCTCCCACAACGGAGCTTCCAAACCCAGCAGCTTCAGCGCGGTCACCACAgacacaaacaacaacacaaatacCCTAACAAGCTCCTCAGAAGCGACGGTGATCGTTAACACCCTCACAAACACGAGCGATACCTTTAAGCAGATCGCCACGAATAACAACCCAGAGGCTGCAGGTGCGAATAGCGATGAGGGCAGCGAGGAGAGCGCACAAATCAACAGCACGTCCAGAATCAAGAGCCAACCCAACAATATAAACGCCACAGCCTTCAGCAATAACAGCAGCGACCAGACGCTTCTCAGTACCAACGGAGCCGTGGCCACAGGGGAGGAGAATACGAAAAAACACAACGAGCTCAGCGTCATCCCGCAGGTTCTCCTCGGCTCAATCCTACCCCTTACAGAAGTGTCAGAGGGGGTGAAATAG
- the LOC113051456 gene encoding PHD finger protein 21A-like isoform X2: MMELQNLQEALKVEIQIHQKLVSQMKQDPQNADLKLQLRDLQAKITALSERQKKVVEQLRRDLLVKQEDMKLQTLQADGQTSTLLITQTQTPLPAASLTAPQSSVAPVIASKTLPLVLRAATHTSPIIMTPAPTFTVVTTLGSTLLASPPSSDPQKSPVNFQPVIQTTNQGAEPLRVIPNSTVVVQAASQPIKVPQFVPPARQTTLPQVRPKPPASLSPAAGQVSVHTLQSPVLLSTALPSSGHVQQMRILNGLPCPNSSNNTSVPISPSTQTQPSAQRHTQHLPHNSPSSDNTIPAVEYGTEPKTSLLISPDTPTHTSPPQSLDTPSSPAPSNTHTPASKHQESPLKLAFMLSLGLVTRDYLEEIQSRRQERKRRTTANPIYSGAMFEPERKKSSVSYLSSINQSSRKRANEDSLSEILQKEDAIEWPGTLAIVHSYISYKAAKEGEKDRLKTWSTELRQERETLEHRIGQLSNSITSCADSKTSVLAQQREMEASLEKMRGLVHLIRGIQLSPFICPGVMANGETSHNGASKPSSFSAVTTDTNNNTNTLTSSSEATVIVNTLTNTSDTFKQIATNNNPEAAGANSDEGSEESAQINSTSRIKSQPNNINATAFSNNSSDQTLLSTNGAVATGEENTKKHNELSVIPQVLLGSILPLTEVSEGVK, translated from the exons ATGATGGAATTGCAGAATTTACAGGAAGCACTCAAAGTGGAAATCCAGATCCATCAG AAACTCGTGAGCCAGATGAAGCAAGATCCACAG AATGCAGATCTGAAGCTGCAGCTCCGTGACCTGCAGGCCAAGATCACAGCGCTGAGTGAGCGGCAG aaAAAGGTGGTGGAGCAGTTAAGGAGAGATCTACTGGTCAAACAGGAAGATATGAAGCTGCAGACACTACAAGCCGATGGGCAAACATCTACCTTGCTCATCACGCAGACACAGACGCCTCTGCCTGCTGCCAGCCTCACTGCtccacag AGCTCTGTGGCTCCTGTCATTGCTTCAAAGACTCTACCTCTGGTGCTGAGAGCTGCCACACACACCTCACCTATCATCATGACACCAGCACCTACTTTCACCGTGGTCACAACCCTCGGCAGCACACTCCTGGCAAGCCCTCCTAGCTCAGACCCTCAGAAGTCCCCAGTAAACTTCCAGCCGGTCATCCAAACGACCAATCAGGGAGCAGAGCCACTGCGAGTCATACCCAACAGCACTGTTGTT GTGCAAGCTGCCTCCCAACCAATCAAAGTCCCTCAGTTTGTTCCTCCAGCCAGACAGACAACTCTACCACAG GTCAGACCAAAACCTCCAGCGTCTTTGTCTCCTGCTGCTGGTCAGGTTTCTGTGCACACCTTACAGTCACCGGTGTTACTGAGCACTGCCCTCCCTTCCTCTGGTCACGTCCAGCAGATGCGGATCCTCAATGGCCTGCCCTGCCCCAACAGCTCTAACAACACAAGCGTCCCGATCTCCCCATCTACACAAACACAGCCATctgcacagagacacacacagcacTTACCTCACAACAGCCCCAGCTCTGACAACACG ATACCCGCAGTGGAATATGGGACAGAGCCAAAGACTTCATTGCTCATCTCTCCAGACACTCCTACACACACTTCACCTCCACAGTCTTTAGATACGCCATCTTCACCTGCCCcctccaacacacacactcctgcctCCAAACATCAGGAGAGCCCTCTG AAACTGGCCTTCATGTTGTCTCTGGGACTGGTCACCCGCGACTATTTAGAAG AGATTCAAAGCAGGCGTCAGGAACGCAAGAGACGAACAACAGCAAATCCAATATACAGTGGAGCCATGTTTGAACCAGAG CGGAAGAAGAGCTCAGTGTCGTATCTGAGTTCAATAAACCAGTCCAGCAGGAAGAGAG CCAATGAGGACAGCTTGTCAGAG ATTCTGCAGAAGGAAGATGCCATTGAGTGGCCAGGGACTCTGGCTATTGTCCATTCCTACATCTCCTATAAAGCAG ctaaagagggagagaaagatcGCCTGAAGACATGGAGCACCGAGCTGCGGCAGGAGAGAGAGACGCTGGAGCACAGAATCGGACAACTCAGCAACTCTATAACA AGCTGCGCGGACAGCAAGACCAGCGTACTGGCCCAGCAGAGAGAGATGGAGGCTTCGCTTGAGAAGATGAGAGGGCTGGTGCATCTGATCAGAGGGATCCAGTTGTCTCCCTTCATCTGTCCCGGGGTCATGGCGAATGGAGAAACCTCCCACAACGGAGCTTCCAAACCCAGCAGCTTCAGCGCGGTCACCACAgacacaaacaacaacacaaatacCCTAACAAGCTCCTCAGAAGCGACGGTGATCGTTAACACCCTCACAAACACGAGCGATACCTTTAAGCAGATCGCCACGAATAACAACCCAGAGGCTGCAGGTGCGAATAGCGATGAGGGCAGCGAGGAGAGCGCACAAATCAACAGCACGTCCAGAATCAAGAGCCAACCCAACAATATAAACGCCACAGCCTTCAGCAATAACAGCAGCGACCAGACGCTTCTCAGTACCAACGGAGCCGTGGCCACAGGGGAGGAGAATACGAAAAAACACAACGAGCTCAGCGTCATCCCGCAGGTTCTCCTCGGCTCAATCCTACCCCTTACAGAAGTGTCAGAGGGGGTGAAATAG